The following are encoded together in the Citrus sinensis cultivar Valencia sweet orange chromosome 1, DVS_A1.0, whole genome shotgun sequence genome:
- the LOC102622579 gene encoding uncharacterized protein LOC102622579: MEAGTPQSRKVMVIADPTRESAGALQYALSHVLLEEDELVLLHVDTPNSWKNPFITFLRKPSNSQYTTPASLSSSSEGAAAPGGEDFLEEMKQACEVAKPKLRVHVEKVHTESGNKAAIILSQSTAHGVDLLIIGQRRSLSNAILGYRRAGGSLRGSKGVDTAEYLIQNSKCNCVGVQRKGQNAGYLLNTKTYRNFWLLA, encoded by the exons ATGGAAGCCGGAACCCCACAATCAAGGAAAGTAATGGTGATAGCAGATCCAACCCGGGAATCAGCTGGTGCACTGCAATATGCACTTTCCCATGTATTGCTCGAGGAGGATGAATTGGTTCTGCTTCATGTTGACACACCAAATTCCTGGAAAAATCCTTTTATTACCTTCCTCAGAAAACCGAGCAATTCTCAATATACCACCCCAGCTTCCTTGTCGTCCTCTTCTGAAGGAGCAGCTGCCCCAGGAGGAGAGgattttcttgaagaaatgAAGCAAGCATGTGAGGTTGCTAAACCAAAGCTGCGCGTGCACGTAGAAAAAGTGCATACGGAATCCGGTAACAAGGCTGCTATTATTCTTTCCCAGTCAACAGCGCATGGAGTTGATCTTCTTATTATAGGGCAGCGACGAAGTCTCTCCAATGCAATATTAGG ATATAGACGGGCGGGAGGGTCGTTGAGAGGGTCAAAGGGGGTGGATACGGCAGAATATTTGATCCAGAATAGCAAGTGCAATTGCGTTGGAGTTCAGCGAAAAGGTCAAAATGCAGGATATCTTCTCAATACTAAAACCTACAGAAATTTCTGGCTCCTGGCATAA
- the LOC102611293 gene encoding glutamyl-tRNA(Gln) amidotransferase subunit B, chloroplastic/mitochondrial — translation MASFLFRTIQSHSFLLCPTTLLRRNNGAFYCSMKSTHTQTATQEKQQPPPKIKSSPQGNQAKTRTLDRISKEYEAIIGIETHVQLSTLTKAFCTCPYNYGAQPNTSVCPICMGLPGALPVVNSKVVEFAVKLGLALNCKLSFNSKFDRKQYFYPDLPKGYQISQFDIPIATGGYLDVDLPVEYGGGHRRFGITRVHMEEDAGKLLHADDGVSYALQVDLNRAGVPLLEIVSEPDMRTGLEAAEYAAELQRLVRYLGVSNGNMQEGSLRCDVNVSIRPVGQSKFGTKVEIKNLNSFSSINRAIDFEIARQALLYSQGKADQIVQETRLWEEGSQKTVTMRKKEGLADYRYFPEPDLPEVILNKEYVDSIQSSLPELPEMKRRRYEEMGLSMQDVLFLANDINVARFFDATIGKGADVKLAANWIMGDIAAHMKNEKLTINEIKLSAAELAELIASIKGATISGKIGKEILFELMAKGGTVNGIIKEKDLVQIVDPSEIEKMVDKVFSENPKQLEQYRGGKTKLQGFFAGQVMKISKGKANPGLLNKILLEKLNAKS, via the exons ATGGCTTCCTTCTTGTTTAGAACCATACAAAGCCACTCTTTCTTGCTATGCCCGACTACATTACTTAGAAGAAACAATGGCGCTTTTTATTGTTCAATGAAAAGCACACATACCCAAACAGCCACGCAAGAAAAACAACAACCACCcccaaaaatcaaaagttCCCCACAAGGTAACCAGGCCAAAACCAGAACACTTGATAGAATCAGTAAAGAATATGAAGCGATTATTGGTATAGAAACCCATGTCCAACTCTCCACACTCACCAAGGCCTTTTGTACTTGCCCTTACAATTATGGCGCGCAACCAAACACTAGTGTCTGCCCCATTTGCATGGGTTTGCCCGGCGCCTTGCCGGTAGTCAACTCGAAAGTGGTTGAGTTTGCAGTGAAATTAGGCCTTGCTTTGAATTGCAAGTTGTCTTTCAACTCAAAGTTTGATAGGAAGCAGTACTTTTATCCAGATCTTCCAAAGGGTTACCAAATATCTCAGTTTGATATCCCAATTGCCACCGGTGGTTACTTAGATGTGGATCTTCCCGTTGAGTATGGTGGTGGACATAGGAGGTTTGGCATTACTAGAGTTCACATGGAAGAAGATGCAGGGAAGCTTCTTCATGCTGACGATGG TGTTAGTTATGCCCTGCAGGTTGATTTAAATAGAGCTGGGGTGCCATTGCTCGAGATTGTTTCAGAACCTGATATGAGAACTGGGCTTGAAGCTGCAGAATATGCTGCTGAATTACAAAGGTTGGTTCGGTATTTGGGAGTGAGCAATGGCAATATGCAAGAAGGTTCACTCCGCTGCGATGTAAATGTCTCAATTCGACCTGTTGGGCAATCAAAATTTGGAACAAAG GTTgagataaagaatttgaaCTCATTTTCGTCGATTAACAGGGCCATTGATTTTGAGATAGCACGGCAGGCACTTCTCTATAGCCAAGGCAAAGCTGATCAAATTGTTCAGGAAACTCGTCTTTGGGAAGAAGGCTCTCAG AAAACTGTTACGATGAGGAAAAAGGAAGGTCTTGCTGATTACCGTTACTTCCCAGAGCCTGATCTTCCAGAAGTTATTCTAAATAAGGAATATGTTGATAGCATTCAGAGCTCTTTGCCAGAACTTCCAGAAATGAAGCGACGGAGATATGAGGAAATGGGCTTAAGCATGCAGGATGTCCTTTTCCTTGCAAATGACATAAAT GTTGCACGGTTTTTTGATGCAACCATTGGAAAAGGTGCTGATGTGAAGCTGGCTGCCAATTGGATAATGGGTGACATTGCTGCCcacatgaaaaatgaaaaattgactATAAATGAGATCAAACTTAGTGCTGCAGAGCTCGCTGAGCTGATAGCTTCTATAAAAGGAGCAACTATTAGTGGGAAGATTGGAAAAGAG ATACTGTTTGAGTTGATGGCCAAAGGTGGAACTGTCAATGGCATTATTAAAGAGAAGGATCTGGTTCAG ATAGTAGATCCATCTGAGATTGAAAAAATGGTAGATAAAGTGTTCTCAGAGAATCCAAAGCAGCTGGAGCAATACCGAGGGGGCAAAACTAAGCTACAAGGTTTTTTTGCTGGTCAG GTaatgaaaatatcaaaagGCAAGGCAAATCCAGGGCTGCTGAACAAGATCCttttagagaaattaaatGCGAAAAGCTGA